Proteins encoded together in one Telopea speciosissima isolate NSW1024214 ecotype Mountain lineage chromosome 6, Tspe_v1, whole genome shotgun sequence window:
- the LOC122664573 gene encoding 25.3 kDa vesicle transport protein isoform X1, with translation MVKLTIIGRVSDGLPIAQGPRYVNEENDNMLFYKQQGEFILREISRGVLSPSKMSIRIDHHCFYFLVDNGFCYSTLCESSYPRKLVFQYLQDLQRELEKVEPRTVETITRPYSFIRFDTVIGNIRKQYLDTRTQANLSKLNANRRQELDIITEDLSKIIENKRNSEILEKVLLSSGNESSIWCSPCLEVVALKWTPITIILLVAIVLLWSYIILSEYVVV, from the exons ATGGTTAAGCTAACCATAATCGGAAGAGTCAGTGATGGGTTGCCTATTGCCCAAGGCCCTCGTTACGTGAATGAAGAGAATGATAATATGCTGTTCTACAAGCAACAGGGAGAGTTCATACTCAGAGAAATTTCTCGAGGAGTCCTCTCACCTTCAAAGATGTCTATTCGCATTGACCACCATTGCTTCTA CTTTTTGGTTGATAATGGATTCTGCTATAGCACGTTGTGTGAATCCTCGTACCCAAGAAAATTAGTTTTTCAGTATCTGCAGGATTTAcagagagagttggagaaggtGGAACCCAGAACTGTAGAGACGATTACCAGACCTTATAGCTTCATTAGATTCG ATACTGTGATAGGGAATATTAGGAAACAATATTTAGACACAAGAACGCAAGCAAATCTGTCTAAGCTAAATGCCAATCGTCGACAAGAACTAGATATCATAACAGAAGACTTGTCCAAGATCATTGAAAATAAACGAAATTCAG AGATTTTAGAGAAAGTGTTGTTGAGCTCTGGTAATGAATCTTCCATATGGTGTTCTCCTTGTCTTGAG GTGGTTGCCTTGAAATGGACACCTATTACCATCATTCTTCTTGTTGCCATTGTCCTCTTGTGGAGCTACATCATCCTCTCAGAGTATGTTGTCGTTTAG
- the LOC122664573 gene encoding 25.3 kDa vesicle transport protein isoform X2 has protein sequence MVKLTIIGRVSDGLPIAQGPRYVNEENDNMLFYKQQGEFILREISRGVLSPSKMSIRIDHHCFYFLVDNGFCYSTLCESSYPRKLVFQYLQDLQRELEKVEPRTVETITRPYSFIRFGNIRKQYLDTRTQANLSKLNANRRQELDIITEDLSKIIENKRNSEILEKVLLSSGNESSIWCSPCLEVVALKWTPITIILLVAIVLLWSYIILSEYVVV, from the exons ATGGTTAAGCTAACCATAATCGGAAGAGTCAGTGATGGGTTGCCTATTGCCCAAGGCCCTCGTTACGTGAATGAAGAGAATGATAATATGCTGTTCTACAAGCAACAGGGAGAGTTCATACTCAGAGAAATTTCTCGAGGAGTCCTCTCACCTTCAAAGATGTCTATTCGCATTGACCACCATTGCTTCTA CTTTTTGGTTGATAATGGATTCTGCTATAGCACGTTGTGTGAATCCTCGTACCCAAGAAAATTAGTTTTTCAGTATCTGCAGGATTTAcagagagagttggagaaggtGGAACCCAGAACTGTAGAGACGATTACCAGACCTTATAGCTTCATTAGATTCG GGAATATTAGGAAACAATATTTAGACACAAGAACGCAAGCAAATCTGTCTAAGCTAAATGCCAATCGTCGACAAGAACTAGATATCATAACAGAAGACTTGTCCAAGATCATTGAAAATAAACGAAATTCAG AGATTTTAGAGAAAGTGTTGTTGAGCTCTGGTAATGAATCTTCCATATGGTGTTCTCCTTGTCTTGAG GTGGTTGCCTTGAAATGGACACCTATTACCATCATTCTTCTTGTTGCCATTGTCCTCTTGTGGAGCTACATCATCCTCTCAGAGTATGTTGTCGTTTAG